In Armatimonadota bacterium, a single genomic region encodes these proteins:
- a CDS encoding TylF/MycF/NovP-related O-methyltransferase: MLDLAGRPYTIEFPMDDGSTLLITHDGQQLTRPPYTYSADGFATHHNAACLLEPKFQEAYQLGANSGHTLLPPGQQLHVEWRVHQYIWAAWHCKQLEGDFVECGVNTGIFSLAIMKYLDWNTIDKDFWLFDTYEGCPAEQFTQDEVEIGIDKVHENSYFDCYELAKRNFSPWSRAKLVKGRVPESLETVDIEKVAYIMIDMNAVVPEIAAAEYFWPKMVSGAIMCLDDYNWVHHIHQKIAFDKFAEERGVKILNLPSGQGILMKP, translated from the coding sequence ATGCTAGACCTTGCTGGACGACCCTATACCATCGAGTTTCCGATGGATGATGGCAGCACGTTACTGATTACGCATGACGGGCAGCAGTTGACCCGTCCGCCATACACTTACTCCGCCGACGGATTTGCTACGCACCACAACGCGGCTTGCCTATTGGAGCCCAAATTTCAGGAGGCTTACCAGTTGGGGGCGAACTCGGGGCACACGCTTCTACCGCCGGGGCAGCAGCTTCATGTGGAGTGGCGGGTTCACCAGTACATCTGGGCGGCGTGGCATTGCAAGCAGCTTGAGGGCGATTTTGTTGAGTGCGGCGTGAACACCGGAATCTTCTCACTCGCGATCATGAAGTATCTGGATTGGAACACGATCGACAAGGATTTCTGGCTCTTTGACACTTATGAAGGGTGTCCGGCTGAGCAATTTACGCAGGACGAGGTTGAGATCGGCATCGACAAGGTTCATGAGAATAGCTACTTCGATTGCTATGAACTTGCAAAACGAAACTTCTCGCCTTGGTCGCGCGCCAAGTTAGTGAAGGGGCGAGTTCCCGAATCGCTCGAGACGGTTGATATCGAAAAGGTCGCGTACATCATGATCGATATGAACGCAGTCGTTCCAGAGATTGCGGCGGCAGAATACTTCTGGCCCAAGATGGTTTCGGGAGCAATTATGTGTTTGGACGACTACAACTGGGTTCACCATATCCATCAGAAAATTGCGTTCGATAAGTTTGCCGAAGAACGAGGCGTGAAGATTCTGAACCTGCCATCCGGGCAGGGGATTTTGATGAAGCCCTGA
- a CDS encoding PQQ-binding-like beta-propeller repeat protein encodes MLSTFLFVNMFGSQLTPSAVVSTNTWATLGSANRIARVGNHLLVQNSALYCVDLQAQKQVWSYSHPNHSNAQNLAVVGSRAYATFESSDSKSRVSTIVELDVKTGKRLRAVPCEGSYPSLTSDGTALYYLDPRARLVALNSNSLSPKWRSAPLTKKRESYVDIEGLARFGNRVVFNYANTTFCLDAAKGTTKWSEPESYFFGGGRHVACGDRVLVEKNGLTCKSLATGKTLWQKPGSPYSETTVAHQNQFILSDHSIIRCISAENGTQVWKSRGVPDPYDRSGSSGFSARSGIFGDLMICESDTHQVVMTLSGKEVSHTPVDKALNIPIWRNGSTLATFDGSRVRWYRPGTPITAPTNEIERIALAKSLSAKYPDLDRHDYSVLRSLTPQNFAPMLDRYLALSREEVAHGEYYANARDLGRSLYELATKEDAELIATKLRGTKKDEDCRVVLLSLLAKVGDPDKVVPFFLDALNQKTPGFELYESETFVAREYVSQSTHPLAVKYLVDLLRNPKADETQRGAAYVTLAGKSEEATEEVRKQKRVRKLLKPMVGRFELADLGKTRRDRKTTLLLKTHTTKGTEWGLMSSSILGNYSDLFIARKVGGKWQRPVFLGVSGEPISRWVKPAPPEPTVLGHTGKSLIAGKWVTLISSIEKLATDTDGDGYRDLEEARLGTDPKSADMDGDGDRDELDPFPNVAKRPHSEDELALAAAYEGRYHFFDNEGPALLTVPSLEDAFEMTGWGGPVIVRVAKGDRDWSHPLDRCYEYGVGMIGLGGSGKDKRTFIEQAVDWDAKHEVATVNISTYYGGLNGTGYVVQVKKFGSDWLVISSRMAYIS; translated from the coding sequence ATGTTGAGTACCTTTCTGTTCGTAAACATGTTCGGCTCACAGTTGACACCATCCGCTGTGGTCAGCACCAACACTTGGGCGACTCTAGGCTCGGCGAACCGTATAGCTCGAGTTGGCAATCACCTTTTGGTACAGAATTCAGCTCTGTATTGCGTTGATCTTCAAGCTCAAAAGCAGGTTTGGAGCTACTCTCATCCCAATCATTCCAATGCCCAAAACCTGGCAGTAGTCGGATCGAGGGCGTACGCAACATTTGAAAGCAGTGACAGCAAAAGTCGCGTCTCGACGATTGTCGAGCTCGACGTCAAGACGGGAAAAAGACTTCGGGCGGTGCCCTGTGAAGGTTCATATCCATCGCTCACAAGCGATGGTACTGCTCTCTACTACCTCGACCCGAGGGCCAGACTTGTTGCACTCAATTCAAACTCCCTGAGTCCCAAATGGCGTAGCGCGCCGCTAACCAAGAAGCGGGAGAGCTATGTCGACATCGAAGGTCTGGCAAGGTTTGGCAATCGAGTTGTGTTCAATTACGCTAACACGACCTTCTGCCTTGACGCCGCGAAGGGGACCACAAAGTGGTCCGAACCTGAATCCTACTTCTTCGGTGGTGGACGTCATGTTGCCTGTGGCGATCGCGTTCTGGTGGAGAAGAACGGTCTCACCTGTAAGTCCCTGGCGACCGGAAAAACCCTCTGGCAAAAACCGGGATCACCCTATTCGGAAACTACGGTTGCACACCAAAACCAGTTCATCCTGAGTGATCACAGCATCATCCGCTGCATCAGTGCAGAGAACGGCACGCAAGTTTGGAAATCAAGGGGGGTGCCGGACCCGTATGATCGGAGTGGAAGCAGTGGGTTCTCTGCCAGGTCGGGAATTTTCGGCGACCTTATGATCTGTGAGTCGGACACTCACCAGGTTGTAATGACTCTTAGCGGCAAGGAAGTAAGTCACACCCCAGTTGACAAGGCACTGAACATCCCGATTTGGAGGAACGGCTCCACTCTGGCGACGTTTGACGGTTCACGCGTGCGTTGGTACCGCCCAGGAACTCCAATCACCGCTCCAACGAACGAAATTGAGCGAATCGCTTTAGCAAAGTCCCTCTCTGCAAAATATCCAGATTTGGATCGGCACGATTACAGCGTCCTACGGAGCCTGACGCCCCAGAACTTTGCACCCATGCTAGATCGTTACCTCGCGCTAAGTCGAGAGGAAGTGGCCCACGGCGAATACTATGCGAACGCCCGTGATTTGGGACGTAGCCTCTACGAGCTTGCAACCAAGGAAGACGCCGAGCTAATCGCAACAAAGCTTAGAGGCACAAAAAAGGATGAGGACTGTCGAGTCGTTTTGCTTTCCCTCCTAGCCAAAGTAGGTGACCCTGATAAAGTCGTACCCTTCTTCCTCGATGCACTAAACCAGAAAACTCCCGGCTTTGAACTCTACGAATCCGAAACGTTTGTTGCTCGCGAGTATGTCTCGCAGTCCACCCATCCGTTAGCCGTCAAGTATCTCGTTGATCTCCTAAGAAACCCCAAAGCAGACGAAACACAAAGAGGGGCCGCGTACGTGACTCTGGCTGGTAAGTCAGAAGAGGCAACGGAAGAAGTTCGCAAGCAAAAGCGCGTTCGAAAGCTCCTCAAACCAATGGTCGGTCGCTTTGAACTCGCTGATCTCGGGAAGACGAGACGGGACCGAAAAACGACTTTGCTTCTCAAAACCCATACGACAAAAGGGACCGAGTGGGGCCTAATGAGTTCCTCAATCCTCGGCAACTACTCCGACTTGTTCATCGCCAGAAAAGTTGGTGGAAAGTGGCAGCGCCCGGTGTTCCTAGGAGTTTCCGGCGAGCCGATTTCCAGGTGGGTCAAACCTGCACCTCCCGAGCCAACCGTTCTGGGTCACACTGGCAAGAGTCTGATTGCTGGCAAGTGGGTAACGCTGATTTCCTCGATCGAAAAACTTGCCACGGACACCGATGGTGATGGCTACCGCGATCTGGAAGAAGCAAGGCTCGGAACCGACCCTAAATCGGCAGATATGGATGGCGACGGAGACCGGGACGAACTGGATCCATTCCCTAATGTCGCCAAGCGACCCCACAGCGAAGACGAGCTGGCGCTCGCCGCTGCCTACGAAGGTCGCTATCATTTCTTCGATAATGAAGGTCCCGCACTCTTAACCGTTCCCTCCCTTGAAGATGCCTTCGAAATGACTGGATGGGGTGGACCAGTCATCGTCCGAGTAGCAAAAGGAGACCGCGACTGGAGCCACCCGCTGGATCGATGCTACGAGTATGGGGTAGGCATGATCGGGCTGGGAGGCTCCGGGAAAGATAAGCGAACCTTCATCGAACAAGCAGTCGATTGGGATGCTAAGCACGAGGTCGCAACAGTCAACATCTCCACATACTATGGTGGGCTTAACGGAACAGGTTACGTCGTTCAGGTGAAGAAGTTTGGATCCGACTGGCTCGTGATCTCCTCGCGAATGGCTTATATTTCCTAG
- a CDS encoding aminotransferase class V-fold PLP-dependent enzyme → MNPTVLAPGPTKVHPEMGQWLQEAVAEGAVWQSHRSKWFFNLFDETRDRIRDLLKLPSTHHIIFMNSSNEAWERGMECLTAKESFHMVGGEFAMRWHQYTGWLDRNAVRWDYDHKFDGDFSAVEVPETAEAICVVNNETSIGLWIPEEQIHALGRKYPEKMLMVDCVSAMPHCQLDWSLVDVCMFSVQKGFHSTAGLSVVVVSERAMERSRQLEKTQSIGSFHAFSRVQTFAEKSMTAETPNVLAIYLLNKCAAKYQSIGLEALRAGIEERAAAFYSALEKTNAKPMVTSDRYKSPTLFAVNVQEDATELRAKLEKEHGIYTGACYGDLKEHNIRVANFPMHTAEEHQKLLALL, encoded by the coding sequence ATGAATCCCACCGTTCTAGCTCCCGGTCCGACAAAAGTTCACCCTGAGATGGGTCAGTGGCTCCAGGAAGCTGTCGCCGAAGGCGCGGTTTGGCAGAGTCACCGGTCGAAGTGGTTCTTCAACTTGTTCGATGAAACTCGGGATCGGATTCGCGATCTCCTCAAGTTACCAAGCACGCACCATATCATCTTCATGAACTCCAGCAACGAGGCATGGGAGCGGGGGATGGAGTGTTTGACGGCGAAGGAGTCGTTCCACATGGTCGGCGGCGAGTTTGCGATGCGGTGGCATCAGTACACGGGGTGGCTGGATCGAAACGCCGTTCGCTGGGACTACGATCACAAGTTTGATGGGGACTTTTCCGCCGTTGAAGTTCCGGAGACGGCGGAGGCGATTTGCGTTGTTAACAACGAGACGAGCATTGGGCTTTGGATTCCCGAAGAGCAGATTCACGCTCTCGGCCGCAAGTATCCGGAGAAGATGCTGATGGTGGACTGCGTATCGGCCATGCCGCATTGCCAGCTTGATTGGAGCTTGGTTGATGTTTGTATGTTCTCGGTTCAGAAGGGCTTCCACTCGACGGCTGGTTTAAGCGTGGTTGTGGTGAGTGAGCGGGCGATGGAGCGATCGCGGCAGTTGGAGAAGACGCAGAGCATTGGCTCGTTCCACGCGTTCTCTCGGGTTCAAACATTCGCAGAGAAGTCGATGACGGCGGAGACGCCAAACGTTTTGGCGATTTACTTACTTAACAAGTGTGCGGCGAAGTATCAGTCGATTGGGCTTGAAGCGCTACGCGCTGGAATCGAGGAGCGAGCGGCAGCGTTTTATTCGGCACTTGAGAAGACGAACGCGAAGCCGATGGTGACCAGCGATCGATACAAGTCACCGACTTTGTTCGCGGTCAATGTCCAGGAAGACGCGACCGAGCTTCGCGCGAAGCTTGAGAAGGAGCACGGGATCTACACCGGCGCTTGCTACGGTGATCTGAAGGAGCATAACATCCGAGTAGCAAACTTCCCGATGCACACGGCAGAAGAGCATCAGAAGTTGCTGGCTCTGCTCTAG
- the serA gene encoding phosphoglycerate dehydrogenase, with the protein MKPILILDFDSTIVTMESLDALAEISLAKHPERDERLSRIEELTKLGMEGKLGFRESLAERVRLLDANQGHLELLAKKLKKSLSPSFAAHKKQLKAVAERLYVVTGGFAEFVAPIAALLDIPNTRVYANSFLFDEDGKIIGFDDQNPLSQAGGKIPVVESIAYDGPKWVVGDGFTDYQIREAGAASRFFCYAETVYREAVAAKADSVVYGIDEVLAESDLPTRYSFPRSKINILLLDSIDSDAADSLAAEGYRVEQVKEKLSEDELVRRIKDVSIIGVRTRTKIPARVIQAGKRLMAIGVFSVGTDHVDSAAAASRGVAVFNAPFSNTRSVVELALGEAMVLMRRVFAHSTALHEGRWTKSAAGAHEIRGKKLGIIGYGNIGSQLSVLAESVGLEVIYYDIAEKLSHGKAQRIQSLHDLLKQSDIISVHFDGRASNKNLISKKEFEMMKDGVIFLNLSRGSVVDYSALRDAVLSGKVGGAGIDVFPSEPKSNDEPFESVLRGLPNVILTPHIAGSTEEAQRNIAAYVSERLRKYVAQGETLGSVSLPDLYLPPIQKGMRILHVHRNVPGIVASVSAIFARHSVNIVGQNLKTRDQVGYLVTDIADKVSDELLAEIREVPETIKLRVLNP; encoded by the coding sequence ATGAAGCCCATCCTGATTTTGGATTTTGACAGCACAATTGTCACCATGGAGTCGCTCGATGCTCTGGCCGAGATTTCGCTTGCTAAACACCCGGAGCGGGATGAGCGGCTGTCTAGGATCGAGGAGCTGACTAAGCTGGGGATGGAAGGCAAGCTTGGGTTTCGGGAGTCTTTGGCGGAGAGGGTTCGGCTTCTGGATGCGAACCAAGGGCATCTGGAGCTCTTGGCGAAGAAGCTGAAGAAGTCTTTGTCTCCGAGTTTTGCGGCGCATAAGAAGCAGTTGAAGGCGGTTGCGGAACGGCTTTATGTAGTGACGGGTGGATTCGCGGAGTTTGTGGCGCCGATTGCGGCGCTTTTGGATATTCCGAACACGAGGGTTTATGCGAACTCGTTCTTGTTTGACGAGGATGGGAAGATCATTGGGTTTGATGATCAGAATCCTTTGTCCCAGGCGGGGGGCAAGATTCCGGTGGTGGAGTCGATTGCTTACGACGGTCCCAAGTGGGTAGTCGGCGACGGCTTTACGGATTATCAGATTCGTGAGGCGGGGGCGGCTTCACGGTTTTTCTGTTACGCGGAGACGGTTTATCGCGAAGCCGTGGCCGCAAAGGCAGACTCGGTGGTTTACGGAATTGACGAAGTTTTAGCTGAGTCGGACTTGCCGACTCGGTATAGCTTCCCGCGTTCTAAGATCAATATTCTGCTTTTGGATTCGATCGACTCGGATGCGGCGGATAGCCTGGCCGCTGAGGGGTATCGGGTTGAGCAGGTTAAAGAGAAGCTTTCAGAGGATGAATTGGTTCGCCGGATTAAGGATGTGTCGATTATCGGGGTTCGGACTCGGACGAAGATTCCGGCGAGGGTGATTCAGGCCGGGAAGCGGCTGATGGCGATTGGCGTCTTTAGCGTCGGGACGGATCATGTCGATTCTGCTGCCGCAGCTAGCCGAGGGGTTGCGGTGTTTAATGCCCCGTTTAGCAATACGCGGAGCGTTGTTGAACTGGCGTTGGGTGAGGCGATGGTTTTGATGAGGCGAGTGTTCGCCCACTCGACGGCGTTGCACGAGGGACGTTGGACGAAGTCGGCGGCTGGAGCCCATGAGATTCGGGGGAAGAAGCTAGGGATTATTGGGTATGGGAATATTGGTTCTCAGCTCAGCGTCTTGGCGGAGAGCGTGGGGCTGGAGGTCATCTACTACGACATCGCGGAGAAGCTATCGCACGGGAAGGCTCAGCGGATTCAGTCGTTGCACGACCTTCTGAAGCAGTCGGACATCATCAGCGTTCACTTCGATGGTCGGGCTTCGAACAAGAATCTCATCTCGAAGAAGGAGTTCGAAATGATGAAGGATGGGGTTATTTTCTTGAACTTGTCGCGAGGTTCGGTTGTGGATTATTCGGCTTTGCGCGATGCAGTGCTTTCTGGAAAAGTTGGGGGAGCAGGGATTGATGTCTTCCCTTCTGAGCCGAAGTCGAATGATGAGCCGTTTGAGTCAGTTTTGCGGGGCTTACCGAACGTGATTTTGACTCCGCACATTGCAGGAAGCACGGAAGAGGCGCAGAGGAATATTGCGGCTTATGTCTCAGAACGGCTGCGGAAATATGTTGCTCAAGGCGAGACATTGGGTTCTGTTTCATTGCCGGATCTGTATCTGCCGCCGATTCAGAAGGGGATGCGTATTCTGCACGTTCACCGAAACGTGCCGGGGATCGTGGCTTCGGTTTCTGCGATCTTTGCTCGGCACAGCGTGAACATTGTTGGGCAGAACCTGAAGACTCGAGATCAGGTCGGTTACTTGGTCACAGATATCGCAGATAAGGTTTCGGACGAGCTTCTGGCAGAGATTCGCGAGGTTCCGGAGACGATCAAGTTGAGGGTTTTGAATCCTTAA
- a CDS encoding PIG-L family deacetylase: protein MKRKVPIWKRITRSFLMLLGIVGGLYAWNPQRLHYFAKPVALPKLDPESTDLFKKGTRVTVVVGHPDDAEFYLSGTLLKLHQAGAQITLIVVTDGDKSYYPWFLTNAEENRKIRRAEQEEASKAYDAKVIFLGGPDGRYDPDEQTLRAKLLAAIQASKPDYLMAFDDEHVLKVQHRDHENSGRATRELAPQTTAKWLLLFATMAPTHWVDTTGTWDKRAELLAVHKSQFYGEKLGFIQGTVLDKALTEGEKIGKETAESFRAVKL from the coding sequence ATGAAGCGGAAGGTGCCGATATGGAAGCGAATCACCCGATCCTTCCTCATGTTGTTAGGCATCGTCGGCGGGCTCTACGCCTGGAACCCTCAGCGCCTGCACTACTTCGCAAAACCCGTCGCCCTGCCCAAACTCGACCCCGAATCCACAGACCTTTTCAAGAAGGGAACCCGGGTCACCGTCGTCGTTGGTCACCCCGATGATGCCGAATTCTACCTCTCCGGTACCCTGCTCAAACTGCACCAGGCCGGAGCCCAGATCACCCTCATCGTTGTTACCGATGGCGACAAAAGTTACTACCCCTGGTTCCTCACCAACGCCGAAGAGAACCGCAAAATCCGTCGCGCCGAGCAAGAAGAAGCCTCCAAAGCCTACGACGCAAAAGTCATCTTCCTAGGTGGCCCCGACGGACGCTACGACCCCGACGAACAAACCCTCCGCGCAAAGCTGCTGGCCGCGATCCAAGCCTCCAAACCCGACTACCTGATGGCGTTCGACGACGAGCATGTCCTCAAAGTCCAGCACCGCGACCACGAAAACTCCGGCCGCGCCACCCGAGAACTCGCCCCCCAAACCACCGCCAAATGGCTCCTCCTCTTCGCCACCATGGCCCCCACCCACTGGGTCGACACCACCGGAACCTGGGACAAACGAGCCGAACTCCTAGCCGTCCACAAGAGCCAGTTCTATGGCGAAAAGCTAGGCTTCATCCAAGGCACCGTCCTCGACAAAGCCCTCACCGAAGGCGAGAAAATCGGCAAAGAAACCGCCGAGAGTTTCCGCGCGGTAAAACTCTAA
- a CDS encoding glycerate kinase: protein MKILVAPNAFKGTHSSVEVAQTWAGVLGEKHEVQTLALSDGGDGFLDAIHFLIPELSRRTSLVTGPYPEQRVNADWLWDASNNIAYIEVAQACGLTRATQPLRPLEATSYGVGELILAAQSAGAVDIYLGLGGTASTDAGTGALRALGWNFVNEAGHDIGHDLTSLNRMIVGGSKPPELNLMTDVTNPLLGDQGAAIIFAPQKGANPQEVQRLEARLAAFWLIARDQFNMNLSFPGSGAAGGLAAGLSLTGQAHLGSGFDLIADLGDLEAKMRWADLVVTGEGAFDSQSMMGKATGRVISLAQSQRKRTAVIAGSIAPGSLPLVDFSVSLTGQSIRDGAVELSSQLGL, encoded by the coding sequence GTGAAAATCCTCGTCGCACCCAATGCGTTCAAAGGAACCCACTCCTCAGTCGAAGTCGCCCAAACCTGGGCCGGAGTCCTCGGCGAGAAACACGAGGTCCAAACCCTCGCTCTGAGCGACGGCGGCGACGGCTTCCTCGACGCCATCCACTTCCTCATCCCCGAACTCTCCCGCCGAACCAGCCTCGTCACCGGCCCTTACCCCGAACAGCGCGTCAACGCCGACTGGCTCTGGGACGCCAGCAACAACATCGCCTACATCGAAGTCGCCCAAGCCTGCGGCCTCACCCGCGCCACCCAGCCGCTCAGGCCACTCGAAGCAACGAGCTACGGTGTCGGCGAGCTAATCCTCGCCGCCCAAAGTGCTGGAGCCGTAGACATCTACCTCGGTCTCGGCGGAACCGCCTCAACCGACGCCGGCACCGGAGCCCTCCGCGCCCTCGGCTGGAACTTCGTCAACGAAGCTGGCCATGACATCGGCCATGACCTGACCAGCCTCAACCGAATGATCGTAGGCGGATCAAAGCCGCCCGAGCTAAACCTAATGACCGACGTCACCAACCCGCTCCTCGGCGATCAGGGCGCGGCCATCATCTTTGCTCCTCAAAAAGGAGCGAACCCGCAGGAGGTCCAACGACTGGAAGCCCGCCTCGCCGCCTTCTGGCTCATCGCGCGAGACCAGTTCAACATGAACCTCTCCTTCCCCGGCAGCGGTGCAGCGGGCGGACTCGCCGCTGGACTTTCGCTCACCGGCCAAGCCCACCTCGGCTCCGGCTTCGACCTCATCGCCGACCTCGGTGATTTGGAAGCCAAGATGCGCTGGGCGGACTTGGTCGTCACTGGTGAAGGTGCCTTCGACTCGCAGTCAATGATGGGAAAAGCTACCGGCCGAGTCATCTCTCTGGCTCAGAGCCAGAGAAAGAGAACAGCAGTCATCGCCGGAAGCATCGCGCCCGGCTCGCTTCCGCTGGTCGACTTTTCCGTCAGCCTCACGGGCCAATCAATTCGCGATGGCGCAGTCGAGCTGTCAAGCCAACTCGGACTCTGA
- a CDS encoding MFS transporter, giving the protein MRSALNTYQRNCFVEGLLFSMAWTMHVVFHIKTVGFDNFMVVFMGTLYEVSIMCFEVPTGVVADLVSRRLSASVGWFILGLGFFVEGLFPVAWVVICAQLLLGFGETFVSGAHDAWVADELPHSDPGVDSGTAFLKGQQSSFIGRIIGAWIAVLFTLVSLPAVMMASGLGFMCFAFVAFATMSEKGFHKSDEQRHFWATFREGYKLVQKSKILLLILAVSVFYGLASEGFDRLWNKAIMDLNQLPAVGSFGTDFWWPVFSTAAILGGMFVNKQVQLRVKTDNSSSIASALTAMTVVLICTIAGFALSQSIWIGAALFVVSRALRRGIEPLIKTWINLNAPSENRATLLSFGGQAHSLGEIAGGPMVGTIGKLRTAKDAIFVAALLLLPTLPFLAKAKRTPSESELA; this is encoded by the coding sequence ATCCGATCCGCGCTTAACACCTATCAACGTAATTGCTTCGTCGAAGGCCTGCTATTCAGCATGGCCTGGACGATGCATGTGGTTTTTCATATCAAAACGGTAGGATTCGACAACTTTATGGTCGTGTTTATGGGCACGCTCTATGAGGTCTCGATCATGTGCTTCGAGGTGCCAACAGGTGTGGTCGCCGACCTGGTGAGCCGACGGCTGAGTGCCTCGGTTGGTTGGTTCATTCTTGGGCTGGGCTTCTTTGTCGAAGGGCTCTTCCCGGTTGCTTGGGTCGTGATCTGCGCCCAACTTCTTCTTGGGTTCGGCGAGACGTTTGTGTCAGGGGCGCATGACGCCTGGGTAGCGGACGAGCTACCCCATTCTGATCCAGGGGTCGATTCGGGAACCGCTTTCCTGAAGGGCCAGCAGTCTTCATTTATCGGAAGAATCATCGGAGCCTGGATCGCCGTCCTGTTCACTCTCGTCTCTCTACCCGCCGTGATGATGGCGAGCGGACTCGGTTTCATGTGCTTTGCATTCGTCGCTTTTGCCACGATGAGCGAGAAAGGCTTTCACAAATCGGACGAGCAGAGGCACTTTTGGGCGACATTCCGAGAAGGGTACAAGTTGGTTCAGAAGTCCAAGATTCTGCTTCTGATTCTTGCGGTTTCGGTCTTCTATGGCCTGGCATCCGAAGGGTTTGACCGCCTCTGGAACAAGGCGATCATGGACCTCAATCAACTGCCAGCAGTCGGCTCGTTTGGTACCGACTTCTGGTGGCCGGTGTTCTCGACCGCAGCGATTTTGGGAGGCATGTTCGTCAACAAGCAAGTTCAACTTCGCGTCAAAACGGACAACTCCTCGTCAATTGCAAGCGCACTGACGGCCATGACTGTCGTCCTGATTTGCACCATCGCCGGCTTCGCCCTGTCTCAGTCCATCTGGATCGGCGCAGCTCTCTTCGTCGTCAGCCGCGCACTGCGTCGAGGTATCGAACCGCTTATCAAAACCTGGATCAACCTCAATGCCCCTAGCGAGAATCGGGCGACTTTGCTCAGCTTCGGAGGCCAGGCCCACAGCCTCGGCGAGATCGCTGGGGGACCGATGGTCGGTACGATCGGCAAGCTGCGAACGGCGAAGGACGCGATTTTCGTCGCGGCCTTGCTTCTGTTGCCAACGCTTCCTTTCCTAGCGAAAGCGAAGCGAACACCGTCAGAGTCCGAGTTGGCTTGA